A DNA window from Hordeum vulgare subsp. vulgare chromosome 1H, MorexV3_pseudomolecules_assembly, whole genome shotgun sequence contains the following coding sequences:
- the LOC123424186 gene encoding histone H3.2-like — translation MARTKQTARKSTGGKAPRKQLATKAARKSAPATGGVKKPHRFRPGTVALREIRKYQKSTELLIRKLPFQRLVREIAQDFKTDLRFQSSAVSALQEAAEAYLVGLFEDTNLCAIHAKRVTIMPKDIQLARRIRGERS, via the coding sequence ATGGCCCGCACGAAGCAGACGGCGAGGAAGTCCACCGGCGGCAAGGCGCCGAGGAAGCAGCTGGCCACCAAGGCCGCCCGCAAGTCCGCCCCGGCCACCGGCGGCGTCAAGAAGCCCCACCGCTTCCGCCCCGGCACCGTCGCGCTCCGGGAGATCCGCAAGTACCAGAAGAGCACCGAGCTGCTCATCCGCAAGCTCCCCTTCCAGCGCCTCGTCCGGGAGATCGCCCAGGACTTCAAGACCGACCTCCGCTTCCAGTCCTCCGCCGTTTCCGCCCTGCAGGAGGCCGCCGAGGCCTACCTCGTCGGGCTGTTCGAGGACACCAACCTCTGCGCCATCCACGCCAAGCGCGTCACCATCATGCCAAAGGACATTCAGCTCGCCCGCCGCATCCGTGGCGAGAGGTCCTAA